A DNA window from Octopus sinensis linkage group LG25, ASM634580v1, whole genome shotgun sequence contains the following coding sequences:
- the LOC118767891 gene encoding uncharacterized protein LOC118767891 — protein sequence MDDIYESEISLDVMYQNGTKTDEINEERKGIYYQQNRPLDREIQPDQTVTYICTQQFRNISECDELKEEIITRNKFSQQNPSDSRSLAPKEEISYNIAFAKPGEFVLNERKLISTGEGKSGVTKKRYFYQQSEPRSRLLSAQEEIMLHLPLAQPLSLEIGPVLDEPFARRRPDQKELINCNIPRVPCILIENMAVEYIGHFELTSPKDNQLEEYRPVILLSSKKNGTTFDKLANIAPSKPSEKKSKPVSKLAKLAKLYRCCAKDKKTAA from the exons ATGGACGACATATATGAATCTGAGATATCACTTGATGTCATGTATCAGAATGGAACAAAAACTgatgaaataaatgaagaaagaaaggggATTTATTATCAACAGAATAGGCCATTAGACAGAGAAATACAACCAGATCAGAcagttacatatatttgtactcaACAGTTCAGAAATATATCGGAATGTGATGAACTAAAGGAAGAAATAATTACCAGAAATAAATTCTCCCAACAAAATCCTTCTGATAGCAGAAGTCTTGCCCCCAAAGAAGAAATAAGTTATAACATAGCATTCGCAAAACCCGGAGAGTTTGTGTTAAATGAAAGGAAGCTGATATCAACAGGTGAAGGGAAAAGTGGGGTCACGAAGAAAAGATATTTTTATCAACAAAGTGAACCAAGAAGTAGACTTTTGAGTGCACAGGAGGAGATTATGCTACACCTCCCACTTGCACAACCTTTAAGCCTTGAAATTGGACCAGTGTTAGATGAGCCTTTTGCCCGTCGGAGGCCAGATCAAAAGGAATTAATAAACTGCAATATTCCAAGGGTACCTTGTATACTTATAGAAAACATGGCAGTAGAATACATTGGTCATTTTGAACTGACCTCACCAAAGGATAATCAACTGGAAGAATATCGACCAGTCATTTTATTAAGTAGCAAAAAAAACGGCACTACCTTTGACAAGCTTGCAAATATAGCCCCTTCTAAACCATCAGAGAAGAAATCCAAGCCAGTTTCAAAACTGGCTAAACTGGCTAAACTCTACAGATGCTGTGCTAAAG ATAAGAAGACTGCAGCATGA